The following nucleotide sequence is from Streptomyces sp. NBC_00239.
CGCGGTCCTGGCCGCGCACGAAGCCGGGCAGGCCGCGCAGGGAGGCGAGGACGAGCGCGAGGGTCAGCTCGGCGGTGCTGGCCTCGTGCACGCCGCGGGCGTTGCACAGCCGCACGTCCGGGCCGAGGTCGCCGATTCCGGGCAGGACGTGGTCTATGCCGGCGGAGAGGGTCTGCACGACCTGCACCGAGGTCATCCGCGGGAGCGGGCGCGTGGCGACGACCGGCCCCTTCATGTACGGGACCACGTAGAAGGAGCAGTCCGCCGGGTCGGCGGGGAACTCGGGGCCGCCGTCCCAGAAGCGGTAGTGCAGGCCCTCGGGGAGCCCGTCGATCTCGTCGGCCGGAATCGGCAGCCACACGTCTTTCGTCATGCCTGGAGGCTATGCGAAGCCGCTGACGATCAAGACGTTGGCTAGTTTGGGGAGCGGGAGAGGGAGGGGAACGAGCAGGTGGAGCGCAGGACTATCGGCGCGGCGGCCCTGGCCGTGGGCGCCGTCGGGCTCGGCTGCATGCCGATGAGCTGGGCGTACACCGCTTCGCGGCGGAACGGGGAGGGGTCGGTCCGCGCGGTGCACGCGGCGCTGGACCTGGGGGCGAGTCTGCTGGACACGGCGGACGTGTACGGGCCGTTCACGAACGAGCTGCTGATCGGGCGGGTCCTGAAGGAGCGGCGGGCCGACGCCTTCGTGTCGACGAAGGTGGGCCTCCAGGTGGGCGACCAGCACGTGGTGACCAACGGGCGGCCCGGCTACGTGCGGCGGGCCTGCGACGCGTCGCTGCGGCGGCTGCAGACCGACGTCATCGACCTGTACCAGCTGCACCGGCCGGACCCGGACGTTCCGGTCGAGGAGACCTGGGGCGCGATGGCCGAGCTGGTGGCGGCGGGCAAGGTGCGGGCCCTGGGGTTCTGCGCGGTGGGGGCGCGGGCGGGGCGGGGCGCCGGCCGCAACGACACGGGCCTGTACGACGCGGGGCAGTACGAGGCGACGATCGGGCAGCTGGAGACGGTGCAGCAGGTGTTCCCGGTGAGCACCGTGCAGGCCGAGCTGTCGGTGTGGTCGCACGCGGCGTTGGGGTCCTTGCTGCCGTGGTGCGTGGCGCGCGGGGTGGGGTTCCTCGCGGCGATGCCGCTGGGCAGCGGTTTCCTCTCGGGGACGCTGACGCCCGGGCAGGGCTTCGAGCCGGAGGACGTACGGGCCCGGCATCCGCGGTTCACGGCGTACGCGATGGCGGCGAACCAGCCGCTGGTGGCGGGGCTGCGGCGGGTCGCGCTGCGGCACGGGCCGCAGGTCACGGCGGCGCAGGTGGCGCTGGCGTGGGTGCTCGCGCAGGGGCCGCACGTGGTGCCGGTGCCGGGGGCGAAGCAGGAGCGGTGGGCGGTGGAGAACGCGCGGGCGGCCGGGGTGCTGCTGACGTCCGCCGATCTGTCGGAGATCGCGGCGCTGCCGGCGGCGGTCGGATCCTGGGACTAGGGCGGCCAACCACTCGATCGAGTGTACGAGGGCCGGAACTCCGGGGGGCTGCGGCGGGGTTGTGACATGTGTAGGCCGACGGAGGTGCGGGCGGGGCGGCAGGAAGGAGCGGGGCGATGCGCGTACGGACGAGGGGTGTGCGGGCGAAGGGCGTGGCGACCGGGGGCACGGTGGCCGAGGGCGTGGGGGTGGCCGGCGTGCGGGTGCGGGGTGTGGTGACGGCCGGGGTGCTGGCCGGGTGCGGAGCGCTGCTGGTGGCGGGGTGCTCGTCGGGCGACGGGACGCTGCCGGGGGCTCCGGAGTCCTCCCCGGGCAAGGCGTCGCCGGGCACGTCGTCGGCGGGGTCTCCCGCCGCGTCTCCCAGCGGGTCGAAGCCGTCGGCGAAGGGCTCGGCCACGGTCACGGGGGTGGTCGCCAAGGGGCTGAAGACCCCGTGGGGCGTGGCGCAGCTGCCGGGCGGGGACCTGCTGGTCGCCTCGCGCGACGAGGGGACGATCAGCCGGGTCGACGCGGGCAGCGGAGCGGTGACGGAGATCGGCGAGGTGCCGGGGGTGTCCCCGGGCGGCGAGGGCGGTCTGCTGGGTCTGGCCCTGTCCCCCGCCTTCGCCTCGGACAAGCTGGTGTACGCCTACTTCACGACCGAGTCCGACAACCGCATCGCGCGGATGCGGTACGACGAGCGCAGACCCGCGGGCCAGCAGCTGGGAGCGCCGGACACCGTGCTCCGGGGCATCCCGAAGGGCCTGATCCACAACGGCGGCCGGATCGCCTTCGGCCCGGACCGGATGCTGTACGCCGGCACGGGCGAGACGGGCGACTCGGCGCTCGCCCAGGACAAGAAGTCGCTCGGCGGGAAGATCCTGCGGATGACCCCGGACGGGCAGCCGGTGCACGGCAATCCGGACGCGGACTCGGTCGTGTACTCGCTCGGGCACCGCAATGTGCAGGGCCTGGCCTGGGACGCGGACAAGCGGCTGTGGGCGGCGGAGTTCGGGCAGAACACGTGGGACGAGCTGAACCGGATCGAGCCGGGGGCGAACTACGGCTGGCCGGCGGCCGAGGGGAAGGCGGGCAAGCCCGGCTTCAAGGACCCGGTGGCCCAGTGGCGGACCGACCAGGCCTCGCCGAGCGGGATCGCGATCGCGCAGGGCTCGGTGTGGATGGCCGGGCTGCGCGGCGAGCGGCTGTGGCGGATACCGCTGGACGGCACCCGGGCGGCGGCCGCGCCGGAGGCGTTCCTCACGGAGAAGTACGGCCGGCTGCGGACGGTGCTGGCCGTGGGCGGGGACCGGCTGCTGCTGGTCACCAGCGAGACGGACGGCAGGGGGTCGCCGGGCGCGGACGACGACCGGATCCTGTCGCTGACGGTCCGGTGACCGGCGGGCGGCCGGTCCGGCCGGCACTCCGGACGGCGGCCGGCGCCCCCGGGCGCGGACTGCCGGCCCGGGCCGGGGGGCTCATACCGGGTGCGGGGACTCCTCCGCGGGGCTGAAGAGCCTGAGCCGGTGGGCGAGCGCGGCGGCCTCGCCGCGGCCCGCGACCCCCAGTTTGGCGAGGATGTTCGAGACGTGGACGCTGGCCGTCTTCGGCGAGATGAACAGTTCCTCGGCTATCTGGCGGTTGCTGCGGCCGACGGCGACGAGGCTGAGGACGTCGCGCTCGCGGCTGGTCAGGCCCAGGGCCTCGACCGGGTCCTCGACGGGGTCGGGGCCGGCCGGCCCGCTCCCGGCGGGGGCGGACAGCGGCAGCCGGGCGCGCTGGGCCAGCAGCGCCAGGTCCTCGCGCAGCCGGCGGCAGCCCAGGCGTTCGGCCGTCTCCAGGGCGTCCCGCAGCAGGCAGCCGGCCCGGTCGCGGTCGGCGCCGGCGGCCAGCAGGGCCTCGGCGAGCCGGTGGCGCACCCGGGCCAGCAGGTAGGGGCGGTGCAGGGGGCGCACGGCCGCCTCGGCCGCCTGCCAGTCGGCGAGGGTGTCCTCTGCCTCGGCGCGCCGCAGCTCGGCCCGTACGTAGAGGGCGTGCGCCTCCCACACCGGTACGGGCGTGGGGAGCCCGCGGGCGGCGGTGCGGATCACGTCGAGGACCGCCTCGCGGCCGGGATCCGCGGCCGGCAGGCCGCGGGCGTCCGCCTCCGCGGTGGCGGCGGCGAGCAGCAGCGGCCAGGCGTAGCGGTGCTGGCCGAGCGGGAAGCCGAACTCGACGGCGCGCAGCAGTTCGGCGCGGGCGTCGAGGATCCGGCCCTCGCCCGCGGCGATGCCGACGGCCAGGCGGAACAGCGGGATGCGGTGCTGCGGGGAGGACTCCTGGGGGCCGAAGTGGGCGGTGGCGGCCTCCAGCTGGGCCGCGGCCTCGGTCAGTTCGCCGCGGGCGAGGGCGAGGTAGGCGAGGCGGGCGGCGCCGGAGCCGCGGGGCTTGGCGCTCTGGGCGGCGCGCAGGGCGCGCCGGGCGCTGTCGGCGGCTTCCTCCCAACGGCCAAGGCTGTAGAGGGACTCGGCCATGTTGCCGCAGACCCAGGCCTCGGAGTCGTACAGGCGGTAGGCGCGGACCCGTTCCACGCCCTGGGCGGCCAGTTCCACGGCTTCGTGGGACCGGCCGGCGTTCTCCAGAACGGAGGTGATGTTGATATGGGCACGACCCACGAGCAGGGCGAGACCGAGTTCGCCGGCGCGTTCCTTGACCGCCTGCATCTCGGCGAGGCCGCGGTCGACGTCGGTGTCGGCGAGCAGGCTGCCGACGGTCAGGCGGGCGTTGAGCTCGATGTCCTCGGCGCCGATCATCCGGGCGTACTCCACCGCGCGTTCCGCGGTGGCGAGGTTGTCGGGGCCGGGCCGGTTGAGCATGCCCCAGCCGGCCACCAGGACGAGCACCTCGGCGTGCACCTGGGACGGGGGCTGGCCGCGCACCAGGTCCTGGGCGGTGGCGAGTTCCTGCCAACCGTCGCCGCGGGACAGGCCCGACACCAGGCGGGAGCGCTCGGTCCAGAACCAGGCCGCGCGGAGCGGGTCCTTCTCGTCCTCCAGCATGCGCAGGGCCGTCTTCGTCAGCTTCAGCGCGCGTTCGCGCTCGCCTCCGAAGCGGGCCGCGACGGTGGCCTCGGCGAGCAGGTCGAGGCGGCGCAGCGGGGTGGTCTCCGGGTCGCAGCCGCAGGGCGGGTACACCGCCGCGTCGTCGGCGGGGCGCAGCGCCTCGCGGACCTCGTCCGGGGCGTCGTCCCACAGGTCGAGCGCGCGTTCCAGCAGGCGCAGCTGTTCCGAGTAGGCGTGCCGGCGGCGGGCGGCGACGGATGCCTGGAGTGCGGCGGGCAGGGCCTTGGCGGGCTCGTGGGCGTAGTACCAGTAGCTGGCGAGGCGGATGATCCGCTCTTCGGCGCGCACCAGCGAGTCGTCGGCTTCGAGGGCCTCGGCGAAGCGGCGGTTGACGCGGGAGCGCTCGCCGGGCAGCAGGTCGTCGCTGACCGCCTCGCGGACGAGGGAGTGCCGGAAGCGGTAGCCGTCGCCCTCGGGGGTGGCGAGGAGGATGTTGGCGCCGACGGCGGCGCGCAGGGCCTCGATCAGGTCGTCCTCGCCGAGCCGGGAGACGGCGAGCAGCAGCGGATATTCGACGGTGGAGCCGCCCTCGGCGACCAGGCGGACCACCCGCTGGGTGGCTTCGGGGAGTACCTCGACCCGGACCAGGAGCAGGTCG
It contains:
- a CDS encoding aldo/keto reductase; translated protein: MERRTIGAAALAVGAVGLGCMPMSWAYTASRRNGEGSVRAVHAALDLGASLLDTADVYGPFTNELLIGRVLKERRADAFVSTKVGLQVGDQHVVTNGRPGYVRRACDASLRRLQTDVIDLYQLHRPDPDVPVEETWGAMAELVAAGKVRALGFCAVGARAGRGAGRNDTGLYDAGQYEATIGQLETVQQVFPVSTVQAELSVWSHAALGSLLPWCVARGVGFLAAMPLGSGFLSGTLTPGQGFEPEDVRARHPRFTAYAMAANQPLVAGLRRVALRHGPQVTAAQVALAWVLAQGPHVVPVPGAKQERWAVENARAAGVLLTSADLSEIAALPAAVGSWD
- a CDS encoding PQQ-dependent sugar dehydrogenase, yielding MRVRTRGVRAKGVATGGTVAEGVGVAGVRVRGVVTAGVLAGCGALLVAGCSSGDGTLPGAPESSPGKASPGTSSAGSPAASPSGSKPSAKGSATVTGVVAKGLKTPWGVAQLPGGDLLVASRDEGTISRVDAGSGAVTEIGEVPGVSPGGEGGLLGLALSPAFASDKLVYAYFTTESDNRIARMRYDERRPAGQQLGAPDTVLRGIPKGLIHNGGRIAFGPDRMLYAGTGETGDSALAQDKKSLGGKILRMTPDGQPVHGNPDADSVVYSLGHRNVQGLAWDADKRLWAAEFGQNTWDELNRIEPGANYGWPAAEGKAGKPGFKDPVAQWRTDQASPSGIAIAQGSVWMAGLRGERLWRIPLDGTRAAAAPEAFLTEKYGRLRTVLAVGGDRLLLVTSETDGRGSPGADDDRILSLTVR
- a CDS encoding helix-turn-helix transcriptional regulator gives rise to the protein MLGGVETRSASPVFVGRADELAVLTDALARAARQEPQALLIGGEAGVGKTRLTEEFLCEATRREAVVAVGGCVEIGAEGLPFAPFSTALRALRRVLPDELAAAAAGQEDELARILPELGETPRGPHDEESTARLFELTARLLEKLAAERTVVIVLEDLHWADTSTRHLLSYLFRTLASGRLVLVATYRADDVHRRHPLRPLLAELDRLRTVQRVELSRFTRAEVRRQLTGILSSPPDESLVDTVFNRSDGNAFFVEELIASIESGCRTGLTESLRDLLLVRVEVLPEATQRVVRLVAEGGSTVEYPLLLAVSRLGEDDLIEALRAAVGANILLATPEGDGYRFRHSLVREAVSDDLLPGERSRVNRRFAEALEADDSLVRAEERIIRLASYWYYAHEPAKALPAALQASVAARRRHAYSEQLRLLERALDLWDDAPDEVREALRPADDAAVYPPCGCDPETTPLRRLDLLAEATVAARFGGERERALKLTKTALRMLEDEKDPLRAAWFWTERSRLVSGLSRGDGWQELATAQDLVRGQPPSQVHAEVLVLVAGWGMLNRPGPDNLATAERAVEYARMIGAEDIELNARLTVGSLLADTDVDRGLAEMQAVKERAGELGLALLVGRAHINITSVLENAGRSHEAVELAAQGVERVRAYRLYDSEAWVCGNMAESLYSLGRWEEAADSARRALRAAQSAKPRGSGAARLAYLALARGELTEAAAQLEAATAHFGPQESSPQHRIPLFRLAVGIAAGEGRILDARAELLRAVEFGFPLGQHRYAWPLLLAAATAEADARGLPAADPGREAVLDVIRTAARGLPTPVPVWEAHALYVRAELRRAEAEDTLADWQAAEAAVRPLHRPYLLARVRHRLAEALLAAGADRDRAGCLLRDALETAERLGCRRLREDLALLAQRARLPLSAPAGSGPAGPDPVEDPVEALGLTSRERDVLSLVAVGRSNRQIAEELFISPKTASVHVSNILAKLGVAGRGEAAALAHRLRLFSPAEESPHPV